A window of the Vicugna pacos chromosome 32, VicPac4, whole genome shotgun sequence genome harbors these coding sequences:
- the PRR14L gene encoding protein PRR14L isoform X2 translates to MLSSGVETQPAPLGPSMSAAVQELYSELPVSVSKELRADPEPSVIPDVKPGAPSACLSQSRAVPLELQRTPAGSCCEETPETLDHGGEPGRCGLVDSPAEGSVAPGILDREEKAKSVELKVFGDGGDQAEIVSKPCEGAEEALRQHSAAAEGRLSPCQEDLLMQASKELLCTDLAEDCLRSKEGNVQVTTETLLKSAEEAQGMKVSGTETDDYEQREDGHVSEGLPPGRSRHLEVDRVMTGDRVSEPSTLASLEPLNFVGPGSTEATPEETECEALKACPPWSPSLPGNSAISQVDGGKEELCKLDLTCEADDNQQRILGHHNERHSSPRGSPKATRNVVVVEENSVSEEDSEVSHLTSSLSGPESRTASLAKCDFEGDSLLKGSVEKTDSSCLDGDDQSVNLASREENEQLSSPRSERGEPFPVSATQPEEDASSHRSGKNQTADVPKENTRANCCPRGSVHTDSPSSSVPSSLTEARELMFEKNDLKITVDIQGSLANREDHRVTFPDMSRLGAHSSSVMLTEGPEQTATVGPSVSSEKSHSEDSLDSTHRNLDGNTQLDEASHNEFPTERESLVSLTPEDQLNSINDVSKPKKDLAPLPPSPEFQDRPESEEATHNSQDGGPHIDEQSTAWETNELSCTNELAVNKLGSECVLNQVSLNSQNHAKLPTDKEVPVAASEGVSQQNQHPPLEAGADVLAGTQTPPLKTGTEDISPPGDKTCGASSNSPTLNSRPGSLERKAEMAAPGAEDAHSRLPSNKEEAADLPQEASAMECQSVQLQDLSSRPCVRRNAPEESTCPNRAALEPSKTLLGAENPPVTKYKNAFQHSDCCPQGREGSVESSAHKVSGTSESEPDGRGTKGSLPGGEARNETPAGTSGSEASHKTAHTALHSRPSGEGLERGEQDVPKETVCHKGDISDCAVRERNQPTDTPSPERLLDQFPSVLSSGVKSMNQAPETLEQKADEALSCQSNLDRPDKCRNEDNSAKEMPGGDQRETGTEPSRAGSQGREGLLISAGNNSSRPGGRPKEGTFRRVSGCEESADGMVDFVHAGCRKKPTESVPDERAPSTLDGGAGQFGPMLREAPRSTLSQRGEPSLAFLGEMDPNSDFQDAASPAVESLEMKKSCEDKVRGASEYCEMEVCPDSRAREVEFAADHEPNVRRLGRESVSLNYIHHEQKPQEASLGGAQGMMERSRQEIKSEFDKEDLCGICSEELVSFGHRGENSVPPENLKSIEITPLCLSSQEKSETDINSGTSDLKSLFKPKDGEVPCEDVEVLPEVEEGAPGGKKAPGAGDSMAVGMRSPPLTAETEPAASGKDTGDQGRPRGPVAAGEESEEIRVQRGGPREITSKTSQVHLSPQGDPSDAEERHGREEEGQMQPEAGTTWAQHTAPSLLSDELRRESRLRGCGDEPFTVGEVTPAEPATGSTAVGFQEPRDPNGSWCHPLREDPTPCAGPSLQGAPRGAPGPRPTGRGDLGGAFGNTSHRRGVLPLKKQPPRTCKKVSCQEQVNMGRKMSKIRSSAFFKSSPETIPTKAHRFLSSRAVAAAPLPEPKTAPAWSPGSLRSPAPKQPAPPGRLSGSLNVRKPTKESALLSKLSSLASRLAPAAQAWELGRRCSSELLPVAGSHKRLRYRQLLDGFSRSTAQLNPCLAASRWDKRPTSKPLTLCSLEAIKMSFMDLGAKMPSLLFGSEVFPVSFHVKSGSERGTESPRIFPEHCAPTRLALGEAAQCPSLPPKWTFSFFLAHGCPGVATFREDAGVRGQAGTRPPPQPPVPLQDRGAAAIVQTRASCSVLGLHTLLALCSPGCYRIWTKKRSFSSHMPTMQRLFLTQFTQGLKGLRSPASPTDEAFCSLPFSVGRVLSIWSQHGPSACPLEVSALHSSPSKQQPTLGTPSRLEPPFPALVPKSRLVTDSAVSKLLLSASELQVRGFDELDGVTAAGPRPQSSPPEQKEAEPEKRPKKVSQIRIRKTIPKPDPNLTPMGLPRPKRLKKKEFSLEEIYTNKNYKSPPANRCLETIFEEPKERNGTLISISQQKRKRVLEFQDFTVPRKRRARGKVKVAGSFTRAQKAALQSRELDALLIQKLMELETFFAKEEEQEPSPSC, encoded by the exons ATGCTGTCATCCGGAGTGGAGACTCAGCCAGCTCCGCTTGGTCCCTCCATGTCTGCCGCGGTGCAGGAGTTATACTCGGAACTCCCAGTGAGTGTCTCCAAAGAGCTCCGTGCTGACCCTGAGCCGAGCGTGATTCCAGATGTAAAACCCGGAGCCCCGAGCGCTTGTTTAAGTCAGAGTAGGGCAGTGCCCTTGGAGCTGCAGAGGACTCCCGCGGGAAGTTGTTGCGAAGAAACCCCTGAGACCTTGGACCATGGGGGTGAGCCTGGGCGGTGTGGGCTGGTGGACTCCCCAGCAGAAGGTTCTGTGGCTCCTGGGATCTTGGATAGGGAAGAGAAAGCCAAGAGCGTGGAGCTAAAGGTCTTCGGAGATGGAGGGGACCAGGCGGAGATTGTGAGCAAGCCCTGTGAGGGAGCAGAGGAAGCCCTGCGTCAACATTCTGCAGCCGCTGAAGGAAGGCTCAGCCCTTGCCAG GAGGATCTTCTGATGCAGGCGAGCAAAGAACTTTTATGCACGGACCTCGCTGAAGATTGTCTGAGGAGCAAAG AAGGAAATGTACAAGTTACAACTGAAACTCTGCTAAAATCTGCTGAGGAAGCCCAAGGGATGAAGGTCAGTGGGACTGAGACGGATGATTACGAACAACGAGAGGACGGCCACGTGAGCGAAGGGCTCCCACCTGGGCGCAGCAGACACCTGGAAGTAGACAGAGTCATGACCGGTGACAGAGTTTCAGAACCCAGCACGCTAGCTTCCCTAGAGCCTTTGAACTTTGTGGGCCCTGGATCAACAGAAGCAACTCCTGAAGAAACAGAATGTGAAGCATTAAAAGCCTGTCCTCCTTGGTCGCCGTCATTACCAGGGAACAGTGCCATTTCCCAAGTGGATGGTGGGAAGGAAGAGTTGTGTAAATTGGACCTTACCTGTGAAGCAGATGACAATCAGCAGCGGATTCTTGGCCACCATAATGAGAGACACAGTTCCCCACGTGGCAGCCCTAAAGCCACGAGGAATGTGGTTGTGGTAGAAGAAAATTCTGTTTCAGAAGAAGATTCTGAAGTTTCACATCTCACATCAAGTTTGTCTGGTCCAGAATCCAGAACAGCATCCTTAGCAAAGTGCGATTTTGAAGGTGACAGCTTGCTGAAGGGATCTGTTGAAAAGACAGACAGTTCCTGTTTGGATGGGGACGATCAAAGTGTGAACTTGGCTTccagagaagaaaatgaacagcTTTCGAGCCCCAGGAGTGAAAGAGGGGAACCCTTTCCTGTTAGTGCCACGCAGCCAGAAGAGGATGCTAGTAGTCATCGTTCTGGGAAAAACCAGACCGCTGACGTCCCCAAAGAAAACACCCGTGCTAACTGCTGCCCTCGAGGCAGTGTCCACACAGACAGCCCTAGTTCTTCAGTGCCCAGTTCTTTAACCGAAGCCAGGGAattaatgtttgaaaaaaatgatttgaaaatcaCTGTAGACATTCAAGGTAGCTTGGCAAACCGTGAGGACCATAGGGTAACTTTTCCTGATATGAGCCGTCTGGGTGCGCACTCTTCCTCTGTGATGCTGACGGAAGGGCCAGAACAGACAGCCACTGTCGGGCCCAGTGTGTCAAGTGAGAAGAGTCACAGTGAAGATTCCTTAGACAGCACCCACAGAAATCTGGATGGCAACACCCAGTTAGATGAAGCATCACATAATGAATTTCCAACTGAAAGAGAATCCCTCGTGAGTTTAACGCCAGAGGACCAGTTAAATTCCATAAATGACGTATCCAAACCCAAGAAAGATCTTGCTCCGTTACCACCATCCCCAGAGTTCCAGGACAGACCTGAGTCAGAAGAAGCCACACACAACTCCCAGGATGGTGGTCCACACATAGATGAACAGAGCACTGCCTGGGAGACAAATGAACTTTCTTGCACCAATGAACTGGCCGTAAACAAATTAGGAAGTGAATGTGTTTTAAATCAAGTGTCCCTTAATTCTCAAAACCACGCAAAGTTGCCAACTGACAAAGAGGTGCCTGTAGCAGCGAGTGAGGGGGTTTCCCAACAGAACCAACACCCTCCGTTAGAGGCTGGAGCAGATGTCCTTGCTGGTACTCAGACCCCTCCCCTGAAGACAGGAACAGAAGACATCTCTCCACCAGGTGACAAAACCTGTGGTGCCTCTTCAAACAGTCCCACCTTAAACAGCAGACCAGGGAGCCTAGAAAGAAAAGCCGAAATGGCTGCTCCAGGAGCAGAAGATGCACATTCCAGGCTCCCCTCAAACAAGGAAGAAGCAGCAGACTTGCCTCAAGAGGCCTCTGCCATGGAATGTCAAAGTGTCCAACTGCAGGACCTCTCGAGCCGCCCTTGTGTGAGAAGGAACGCACCGGAGGAGAGCACGTGTCCCAACCGTGCTGCCTTGGAGCCCAGCAAAACCCTCCTGGGAGCTGAAAACCCTCCAGTAACCAAGTACAAAAATGCATTTCAGCACAGCGACTGCTGCCCCCAAGGGAGAGAAGGCTCCGTGGAAAGTAGCGCCCATAAAGTGAGTGGTACATCAGAGAGTGAACCTGATGGGAGAGGAACTAAAGGCAGCCTTCCAGGAGGCGAGGCCAGAAATGAGACGCCGGCAGGCACATCAGGTAGTGAAGCTTCACACAAAACCGCTCACACTGCGCTGCACAGCCGACCCAGCGGGGAAGGGCTGGAGAGAGGAGAACAGGATGTGCCCAAGGAGACCGTGTGTCACAAAGGTGACATCTCTGATTGTGCCGTACGGGAGCGAAACCAGCCTACAGATACTCCAAGCCCTGAGAGATTGCTGGACCAGTTTCCTTCTGTTCTGTCCTCTGGTGTTAAAAGCATGAACCAAGCTCCTGAAACTCTTGAGCAGAAGGCCGATGAGGCCCTCAGCTGCCAGAGTAACCTGGATAGACCAGACAAATGCAGAAATGAAGATAACTCAGCCAAGGAGATGCCGGGAGGTGACCAGAGAGAGACAGGCACAGAGCCCAGCAGAGCGGGAAGCCAGGGCCGGGAGGGTCTCCTGATCAGTGCAGGCAATAACAGCTCACGGCCTGGTGGACGTCCAAAGGAAGGGACCTTCAGAAGGGTTTCTGGTTGTGAGGAGTCCGCAGACGGCATGGTAGACTTCGTCCACGCAGGCTGCAGGAAGAAGCCCACAGAAAGCGTTCCAGATGAAAGGGCACCGAGTACACTTGATGGTGGTGCAGGTCAGTTTGGGCCAATGTTACGTGAAGCCCCACGGAGTACGCTGTCCCAGAGAGGGGAGCccagccttgcattcctgggagagATGGACCCGAATTCGGATTTCCAAGATGCTGCTTCCCCTGCGGTGGAATCTCTCGAAATGAAAAAATCATGTGAAGACAAAGTACGGGGAGCATCAGAATACTGTGAAATGGAAGTGTGTCCAGACTCTCGGGCCCGTGAGGTAGAGTTTGCTGCAGATCATGAGCCAAATGTTAGAAGATTGGGTAGGGAAAGTGTGTCTTTAAATTACATTCACCATGAACAGAAACCTCAAGAAGCATCTCTGGGAGGAGCACAAGGAATGATGGAGCGATCAAGACAAGAAATAAAGTCTGAGTTTGACAAGGAAGACCTCTGTGGAATTTGCTCAGAGGAGCTGGTATCTTTTGGACACCGAGGTGAGAACTCTGTTCCCCCAGAAAACCTGAAGTCCATTGAGATAACGCCTTTGTGCCTGTCGTCCcaagaaaaatcagaaactgATATTAACAGTGGAACATCTGACCTGAAAAGCCTTTTTAAGCCAAAAGATGGTGAAGTGCCCTGTGAAGACGTGGAGGTCCTGcctgaggtggaggagggggcccCAGGGGGTAAGAAGGCTCCTGGTGCAGGAGACAGCATGGCCGTTGGCATGAGGAGCCCGCCTTTAACAGCGGAGACCGAGCCTGCAGCGAGCGGGAAGGACACCGGAGACCAGGGCCGGCCGCGGGGCCCTGTGGCTGCCGGGGAGGAATCTGAAGAGATACGTGTCCAACGAGGAGGTCCCAGGGAGATCACGAGTAAGACTTCTCAAGTGCACCTCAGCCCCCAGGGGGATCCCAGTGATGCAGAAGAGCGACACggcagggaggaagagggccAGATGCAGCCAGAAGCAGGTACCACATGGGCGCAACACACAGCCCCTTCTCTGTTGTCAGATGAGCTGCGAAGGGAGAGTCGTCTTCGGGGCTGTGGAGATGAGCCCTTCACTGTGGGAGAAGTCACCCCGGCAGAGCCGGCCACAGGCAGCACTGCTGTGGGGTTTCAGGAGCCCAGAGACCCAAATGGAAGCTGGTGCCATCCATTAAGAGAGGACCCCACGCCATGTGCAGGCCCCAGCCTCCAGGGAGCCCCCCGGGGAGCgccaggccccaggcccaccGGGCGCGGGGACCTCGGCGGTGCCTTTGGGAACACTTCACACCGGAGAGGGGTGCTTCCCCTAAAGAAGCAGCCCCCCCGAACGTGTAAGAAGGTTTCCTGTCAGGAGCAAGTCAACATGGGGAGGAAAATGAGTAAAATCAGAAGTTCTGCCTTTTTCAAGAGCTCCCCTGAAACCATCCCCACGAAAGCACACAGGTTTCTCAGCTCGCGCGCCGTGGCTGCAGCCCCGCTACCGGAACCCAAGACAGCTCCGGCCTGGAGCCCCGGGAGCCTCAGAAGCCCCGCACCAAAGCAGCCGGCACCCCCGGGCCGCCTCTCGGGGAGCCTGAATGTTCGGAAGCCTACCAAAGAGTCAGCCTTACTCAGCAAGCTGTCCAGCCTGGCCTCCAGACTGGCCCCGGCCGCACAGGCCTGGGAGCTGGGGCGTCGGTGCTCCTCGGAGCTTCTCCCGGTGGCCGGAAGCCACAAGCGGCTCAGATACCGCCAGCTCCTGGATGGGTTTTCACGCAGCACCGCGCAGCTGAATCCATGTCTGGCAGCCAGCCGTTGGGACAAGAGGCCCACTAGTAAACCCCTGACACTTTGTTCGCTCGAAGCCATCAAAATGAGCTTCATGGATCTGGGCGCCAAGATGCCATCACTGCTGTTTGGTTCCGAAGTCTTCCCGGTCTCCTTCCACGTGAAGTCGGGCTCCGAGCGCGGGACTGAGTCCCCAAGGATTTTTCCCGAGCACTGTGCACCCACGAGGCTCGCCTTAGGAGAGGCCGCCCAGTGTCCATCTCTGCCGCCCAAGTGgaccttctctttcttcctggccCATGGTTGCCCTGGGGTGGCCACATTCAGGGAAGACGCTGGTGTCCGGGGTCAGGCAGGCACCCGGCCTCCCCCACAGCCTCCAGTTCCTCTCCAGGACCGTGGAGCTGCCGCCATAGTCCAGACCAGAGCCAGCTGCTCCGTCCTTGGCCTTCACACACTCCTAGCACTTTGTTCCCCAGGATGTTACCGAATTTGGACGAAAAAACGGAGCTTCTCCAGTCACATGCCCACCATGCAGAGGCTCTTCTTGACCCAGTTTACACAGGGCTTGAAAGGGTTAAGGTCTCCAGCCTCCCCGACAGACGAGGCCTTCTGTTCTCTGCCCTTCTCGGTGGGCCGAGTGCTGTCCATTTGGAGCCAGCATGGGCCTTCTGCCTGCCCCTTGGAAGTCTCCGCTCTTCATTCCTCTCCCAGCAAGCAGCAGCCAACTCTGGGCACCCCAAGCAG GCTGGAGCCTCCATTCCCTGCCTTGGTACCAAAGTCTCGCTTGGTAACAGACTCAGCTGTCAGCAAGCTCCTGCTTTCAGCCTCTGAGCTCCAGGTTCGCGGATTCGATGAACTGGACGGTGTGACAGCAGCAGGTCCCCGACCACAGAGCAGCCCTCCGGAGCAGAAAGAG GCGGAGCCAGAGAAGAGGCCAAAGAAAGTCTCACAGATTCGCATCCGGAAAACCATTCCTAAGCCAGACCCTAACCTCACCCCCATGGGCCTTCCTCGACCCAAAAG gttAAAGAAAAAGGAGTTTAGTTTAGAAGAAATATATACCAATAAGAACTATAAATCTCCTCCTGCAAACAG GTGTCTAGAGACCATCTTTGAGGAACCCAAGGAACGAAATGGTACGCTCATCTCAATCAGCCAGCAGAAGAGGAAGCGCGTTCTAGAGTTTCAGGATTTCACAGTCCCGCGGAAGCGGCGGGCACGTGGTAAGGTCAAGGTGGCGGGCAGCTTCACCAGGGCCCAGAAGGCGGCGCTGCAGAGTCGAGAGCTGGATGCGCTTTTGATTCAGAAGCTCATGGAGCTGGAGACCTTCTTTGCCAAGGAAGAGGAGCAGGAGCCGTCACCCAGTTGTTGA